Proteins from one Brevibacillus humidisoli genomic window:
- a CDS encoding sigma-54-dependent transcriptional regulator, whose product MKKKLLIIDDEQAICSSLSFALDDKYQIWTATDERSSLEILTQTAIDLVLLDLNLGRTSGLDLLPQIIERRPEAAVIMMTAYGTIESSVQAMKAGAYHYITKPLNLEEVRLLLHKAAEYRQLHRQAQLFGDAARQQHAYAGLIGKSQPMQRLIQFIERLKQINSNILITGESGTGKELVARAIHFQGERQARPFSVINCAAIPENLLESELFGYEKGAFSGAYKRKEGLVESTDGGTLFLDEIGEMPLALQAKILRVIEDRQVTPLGSLQPKEVDIRFIAATNRNLLEEVRKGTFREDLFYRLNVIPLHLPPLRERREDIPLLIEHFLALFAINLNKQRKTINNEVKKRLYAYNYPGNVRELANIVEYAVALAPSEVITIEDLPPTLSTRLAEPLQAAAQQEGLFLPADLPLHEVERRYTLYTLERSGFHRKKTAEVLQVSERSLRQKVKHYMDPQQPTGNR is encoded by the coding sequence ATGAAGAAAAAATTGTTGATCATTGATGACGAACAAGCGATCTGCTCTTCCCTCTCATTTGCGCTTGATGATAAGTACCAGATCTGGACTGCCACAGACGAGAGGTCCAGCCTGGAGATCCTCACGCAGACGGCAATTGATCTGGTGCTGCTTGATCTCAACTTGGGGAGGACTAGCGGCCTCGATCTTTTGCCGCAGATCATCGAACGGCGTCCTGAAGCGGCGGTGATCATGATGACGGCATACGGCACGATTGAATCATCGGTACAGGCGATGAAAGCGGGCGCCTATCATTACATAACCAAGCCGCTCAACTTGGAAGAAGTGCGGTTGTTGCTGCACAAGGCAGCGGAGTACAGGCAGCTGCATCGACAGGCGCAGCTGTTTGGTGATGCTGCCAGACAGCAGCACGCCTACGCCGGCCTCATCGGCAAAAGTCAGCCGATGCAGCGGCTGATTCAGTTTATTGAACGGCTCAAACAGATCAATTCCAACATTCTGATCACCGGGGAGAGCGGAACCGGGAAAGAACTGGTCGCACGGGCGATCCACTTCCAGGGAGAGCGGCAGGCCCGGCCGTTTTCGGTGATTAACTGTGCGGCCATACCGGAAAATCTTTTGGAAAGCGAACTGTTTGGCTATGAAAAAGGAGCCTTTTCGGGCGCCTATAAAAGAAAAGAAGGGTTGGTGGAATCGACGGATGGCGGCACATTGTTCCTCGACGAGATCGGGGAAATGCCGCTTGCTCTGCAGGCGAAGATTCTGCGGGTGATCGAAGATCGGCAGGTCACGCCGCTTGGCTCCCTACAGCCAAAAGAGGTAGATATCCGGTTTATCGCAGCTACCAATCGGAACCTGCTGGAGGAGGTTCGGAAGGGGACCTTTCGCGAAGATTTGTTTTACCGGCTCAATGTGATCCCCTTGCACCTGCCGCCGCTTCGAGAGAGAAGGGAGGACATCCCTCTCTTGATCGAGCACTTTCTTGCCCTTTTTGCCATCAATCTGAACAAGCAGCGAAAAACGATCAACAACGAAGTAAAAAAGCGTCTGTATGCCTACAACTACCCTGGAAATGTCCGGGAGTTGGCCAACATCGTTGAATATGCGGTCGCACTCGCCCCGTCTGAGGTGATCACAATAGAGGATCTGCCTCCCACGCTCTCAACACGGCTAGCGGAACCATTACAGGCAGCTGCCCAGCAGGAGGGGCTGTTTCTGCCGGCAGACCTCCCACTGCATGAGGTGGAGCGCCGCTATACGCTGTATACACTGGAACGATCCGGTTTTCATCGAAAAAAAACGGCAGAAGTGTTGCAGGTCAGTGAACGAAGTCTTCGGCAAAAGGTAAAGCATTATATGGACCCACAGCAGCCAACGGGTAATCGTTAG
- a CDS encoding transporter substrate-binding domain-containing protein: MLRLLSLLAVIVLAGQSSPAAARTGSLTDGVIRVAYDHSLPPFSYVDESGEAGGFTIALIHEIAKTRGLALEYVPLDWGEAVARLAAGDVDVIVGMKYTSARDRLFDFSESFFTMSEVLLVPKQDKSIRHLNDLKGRVVAVQRASVGVDLLESVRRVKMLVAFSQQDALDYLHIGRAEAFLGNPWTAQSILEKRGEQDLYETRSGLINPADYAFAVREGNYRLLQELNSGLSQLVQDGTYGRLYSRYFEPYSAHIADWWRKLVTLLLAVTALIALVLVFGFFWNKRLKYEVKRQTTALADSFAFQSQVLNSVDSAIIAFNLDGSITLRNQITAHLLGIGEECLGRRVDEYLPELPIQEAIEQRQQLFRGELVRQEGGSRFFHYYIAPLYSSVGEVIGGIVSLQDRTEQKHLQARLVDQEKMRALGQLVAGIAHELRNPLTAIKTFIELLPGRLDDPHFRAELIRHVPVEVERLNRIVEDLLDYARSQPMQTRAENLREMVDWVLGLFARRLHHEQVLLTVEVPPHLTVRCDRARIKQVLINLVVNGLEAMEQTAQKQLLIRAGSESGAVVLTIADTGEGIASDYLPRLFQPFFTTKSQGIGLGLHLSRKIMREHGGELTVERSDGTGTTFRLVFADTPLSLSPGPTRSTEHVEPMR, from the coding sequence GTGTTACGACTACTATCGCTGCTTGCTGTGATCGTGCTGGCGGGACAGTCCAGTCCCGCCGCAGCCCGAACCGGTTCACTGACTGATGGGGTAATTCGCGTGGCCTACGACCACTCGCTGCCGCCTTTTTCCTATGTGGACGAGAGCGGAGAGGCAGGTGGGTTTACCATTGCATTGATCCATGAAATTGCCAAGACAAGAGGCCTTGCGCTGGAGTACGTCCCGCTTGATTGGGGAGAGGCAGTTGCCCGACTTGCGGCGGGAGATGTGGATGTTATTGTGGGGATGAAATACACTAGCGCGCGGGACAGGCTGTTTGACTTTAGCGAATCGTTTTTTACAATGTCGGAGGTACTGCTGGTCCCTAAGCAAGACAAATCGATCCGCCACTTGAATGACTTGAAGGGGAGAGTGGTCGCCGTACAGCGGGCGAGTGTAGGCGTCGATCTGCTGGAAAGTGTCAGAAGAGTGAAAATGCTCGTAGCGTTTAGTCAGCAAGATGCGCTCGACTATCTACATATCGGCAGGGCGGAAGCGTTTCTCGGCAATCCCTGGACAGCGCAATCGATCCTGGAAAAAAGGGGGGAACAGGATTTGTACGAGACCCGCTCGGGGCTGATCAATCCTGCGGACTACGCCTTCGCCGTGCGCGAGGGAAACTACCGGCTGCTGCAGGAGTTAAACAGCGGTCTCTCCCAGTTGGTTCAGGATGGTACCTATGGGCGGCTGTACAGTCGTTACTTCGAACCGTATTCCGCACATATCGCCGATTGGTGGCGCAAACTGGTCACCTTGCTGCTGGCTGTCACTGCCTTGATTGCACTGGTGCTGGTTTTTGGTTTCTTCTGGAACAAGCGGCTGAAGTATGAAGTGAAAAGACAGACCACAGCCTTGGCAGACAGTTTCGCCTTTCAGTCCCAGGTGCTAAACAGCGTGGACAGTGCCATCATCGCGTTTAACCTCGATGGCAGCATTACGCTGCGCAATCAAATCACCGCCCACCTGCTCGGGATAGGGGAGGAGTGTTTGGGCAGACGGGTAGACGAGTACCTGCCGGAGCTGCCGATCCAGGAGGCGATCGAGCAGCGCCAGCAGCTGTTCCGCGGAGAGTTGGTGAGACAGGAGGGCGGCAGCCGCTTTTTTCACTACTACATCGCCCCTCTCTACAGCAGCGTGGGTGAAGTGATCGGGGGAATCGTCAGTCTGCAGGATCGAACGGAGCAGAAACACTTGCAGGCGCGTTTGGTGGATCAGGAAAAAATGCGGGCGCTTGGCCAGCTGGTGGCGGGAATTGCCCATGAGCTGCGCAATCCCTTGACTGCGATTAAGACGTTTATTGAACTGCTGCCGGGCAGGCTGGACGATCCCCACTTTCGTGCCGAGTTGATTCGACACGTGCCGGTTGAAGTGGAGCGGCTCAATCGGATCGTCGAAGACCTGCTGGACTACGCCCGCAGTCAACCGATGCAGACGCGGGCAGAAAACCTGAGGGAGATGGTCGATTGGGTACTTGGACTGTTTGCCAGACGACTGCATCATGAGCAGGTACTCCTCACCGTAGAAGTACCACCTCATTTGACGGTACGCTGTGACCGGGCGCGAATCAAGCAGGTGCTGATCAATCTGGTCGTAAATGGACTGGAGGCGATGGAGCAGACTGCGCAAAAACAGCTGCTGATCCGGGCTGGATCAGAGTCGGGCGCGGTGGTGCTGACGATTGCGGACACCGGTGAGGGGATTGCCAGCGACTACTTGCCCCGCTTGTTTCAGCCATTCTTCACTACCAAAAGTCAAGGGATCGGGTTGGGTCTGCACCTCTCACGCAAGATTATGCGTGAACATGGTGGAGAATTGACAGTAGAGCGCAGCGACGGAACAGGCACGACATTTCGGTTGGTGTTCGCAGACACGCCGCTTTCGCTATCGCCGGGTCCAACACGCTCTACAGAACACGTCGAGCCGATGCGATGA
- the hisIE gene encoding bifunctional phosphoribosyl-AMP cyclohydrolase/phosphoribosyl-ATP diphosphatase HisIE, with product MTSTIPWDELKFSEQGLIPAIVQDAVSKEILTLAYMNRTSLEKTLETGETWFWSRSRQELWHKGATSGHTQRVQSIRYDCDGDALIVQVVPNGPSCHTGAYSCFNTPIPVQSGSTAKTAAGNDRFAILNQLETLIAAREAERPEGSYTTYLFDKGVDKILKKVGEEAAEVIIAAKNRSHEELRYEAADLLFHLLVLLREQKLPLDDVLAELQNRR from the coding sequence ATGACCAGCACAATACCTTGGGATGAGCTCAAGTTTTCCGAGCAAGGACTGATACCGGCGATCGTCCAGGATGCGGTCAGCAAGGAAATCCTGACGCTCGCCTATATGAATAGGACATCGCTGGAAAAGACGTTAGAGACAGGCGAGACCTGGTTTTGGAGCCGTTCCCGTCAGGAATTGTGGCACAAGGGAGCTACCTCAGGCCATACCCAGCGGGTCCAGTCGATCCGCTACGACTGTGACGGCGATGCCTTGATCGTGCAAGTTGTTCCCAATGGTCCGAGCTGCCACACAGGAGCATACAGTTGCTTCAACACACCCATTCCGGTACAGAGCGGATCAACTGCGAAAACGGCTGCCGGAAATGATCGCTTTGCCATCCTCAATCAGCTGGAAACGCTGATTGCCGCTCGTGAAGCAGAACGTCCGGAAGGCTCTTACACCACCTACCTGTTTGACAAAGGGGTGGACAAGATCCTGAAAAAAGTGGGCGAGGAGGCCGCCGAAGTGATCATCGCCGCCAAGAATCGCAGCCACGAAGAACTCCGCTACGAAGCGGCCGATCTGTTGTTCCACCTGTTGGTGCTGCTGCGGGAACAAAAACTGCCGCTGGACGATGTGCTGGCAGAGCTGCAGAATCGGCGTTAG
- the hisA gene encoding 1-(5-phosphoribosyl)-5-[(5-phosphoribosylamino)methylideneamino]imidazole-4-carboxamide isomerase, which translates to MSFTIYPAIDIRGGKCVRLFQGDYEQETVYGESPLDVAKQWVEQGATWLHLVDLDGAKQGTPAHIDLICTIAREAGVPVQVGGGIRTQQDVSAYLDGGVSRVILGTAAIENRPFAEAVLARYGKQIAIGLDCRDGLVATRGWLTTTDVKAEQLAVELAQLGAETFIYTDISRDGTLTGPNIEAIRSLAQSSGKQVIASGGVSTVEDLRALARYTDEGVGGAIVGKALYTGAVKLAEALRLTGEGM; encoded by the coding sequence ATGAGTTTTACGATCTATCCGGCCATAGATATTCGCGGCGGCAAGTGTGTCCGCCTGTTCCAAGGCGATTACGAACAAGAGACGGTGTACGGTGAATCGCCGCTTGATGTGGCCAAGCAGTGGGTGGAACAAGGGGCCACCTGGCTGCATCTGGTTGACCTGGACGGGGCCAAACAGGGGACACCGGCCCACATCGATTTGATCTGCACGATTGCCAGGGAAGCAGGTGTGCCTGTCCAGGTCGGCGGCGGCATCCGTACGCAGCAGGACGTATCAGCCTACTTGGACGGTGGTGTTAGCCGGGTCATTCTGGGGACGGCGGCGATTGAGAATCGCCCCTTTGCCGAGGCTGTTTTGGCCCGATACGGCAAACAGATAGCGATCGGGCTGGACTGCCGAGATGGATTGGTCGCCACTCGCGGCTGGCTGACGACGACTGACGTCAAGGCGGAACAGCTGGCAGTTGAGCTGGCACAGTTGGGAGCGGAGACGTTTATTTATACCGACATCTCCCGTGACGGCACACTTACCGGCCCCAACATCGAAGCGATCCGGTCGTTGGCGCAATCGAGCGGCAAACAGGTGATTGCATCTGGTGGCGTCAGCACGGTTGAGGACTTGCGTGCACTAGCCCGCTATACAGATGAAGGGGTTGGCGGAGCGATTGTCGGAAAAGCGCTCTACACCGGAGCTGTAAAGTTGGCGGAAGCGCTCCGGCTGACCGGGGAGGGCATGTAG
- the hisB gene encoding imidazoleglycerol-phosphate dehydratase HisB, giving the protein MEGNKRIGRVERKTGETDISLSFAIDGQGDVSLQTEVPFLNHMLDLFARHGHFDLSVQAKGDIEVDYHHTVEDIGICLGQALQEALGDKKGIRRYGNAFVPMDESLAQVVIDLSNRPHLEYRAAYPSQQVGQFPTELVHEFLWKLALEARMNLHVILHYGQNTHHMIEAIFKALGRALDEATSFDARVKGVPSTKGLL; this is encoded by the coding sequence ATGGAAGGAAACAAGCGTATTGGGCGCGTAGAGCGCAAAACAGGTGAGACAGACATTTCCCTTTCGTTTGCAATTGACGGGCAGGGGGATGTCTCCCTGCAGACGGAAGTGCCGTTTCTCAATCACATGCTGGATCTGTTTGCACGGCACGGTCACTTCGACCTATCGGTTCAGGCAAAGGGCGATATTGAGGTGGACTACCACCACACCGTGGAAGATATCGGCATCTGCCTCGGCCAAGCCTTGCAGGAAGCGCTGGGGGATAAAAAAGGGATCAGGCGTTATGGCAATGCGTTTGTGCCGATGGATGAGTCGCTTGCCCAAGTGGTCATCGACCTCAGCAATCGCCCCCATCTGGAGTACCGAGCGGCTTATCCGTCGCAGCAAGTGGGTCAGTTTCCAACGGAGTTGGTCCATGAATTCCTCTGGAAACTGGCTTTGGAGGCGCGCATGAACCTGCATGTGATTTTGCACTACGGCCAGAATACCCATCATATGATCGAGGCGATCTTCAAAGCACTGGGACGCGCCTTGGATGAGGCGACCTCGTTTGATGCCCGCGTCAAAGGCGTTCCTTCTACAAAGGGGTTGTTGTAG
- the hisH gene encoding imidazole glycerol phosphate synthase subunit HisH, producing the protein MIGIIDYGMGNLYSLSKALERLGYRYAFVTEAAQLASYDGLILPGVGAFGDAMHNIRQAGLEQPLREYAASRRPLLGICLGMQLLFSQSEEYGSHQGLDLLPGDVIRFSGGYKVPHMGWNQLTLHKDNHPLLQGVSSGDYVYFVHSYHVKPENPDHLFAVTDYHQDVTAIVGRGSVYGMQFHPEKSGETGMRLLGNFAQLCEGVLQ; encoded by the coding sequence ATGATCGGCATCATCGATTACGGGATGGGGAATCTATACAGCCTGAGCAAGGCGCTGGAGCGGCTTGGCTATCGTTACGCGTTTGTCACGGAGGCAGCCCAGCTCGCTTCGTATGATGGACTGATCCTGCCTGGGGTTGGGGCATTTGGCGATGCGATGCATAACATTCGTCAGGCCGGACTGGAACAGCCGTTGAGAGAGTATGCCGCAAGCCGACGTCCGCTACTCGGGATCTGCCTGGGGATGCAGCTGCTCTTCAGCCAAAGCGAGGAGTACGGTTCTCACCAGGGGCTTGACCTGCTGCCTGGAGACGTGATCCGTTTCTCTGGCGGCTACAAAGTGCCGCATATGGGCTGGAACCAACTGACGCTGCACAAGGATAATCATCCGCTGCTGCAAGGCGTCAGCAGTGGAGACTACGTCTACTTTGTCCACTCGTACCACGTGAAACCGGAAAATCCCGACCACCTGTTTGCCGTCACCGATTACCATCAGGACGTGACGGCAATCGTGGGTCGAGGAAGTGTCTACGGTATGCAGTTTCACCCTGAGAAAAGTGGAGAGACTGGTATGCGGCTGCTGGGCAACTTTGCCCAGCTTTGTGAGGGGGTCTTGCAATGA
- a CDS encoding DMT family transporter has protein sequence MKKWLTEWLLWSVVLIWGANYTIGKYGVVQLSPLQFNTIRFVAAGPLLLLATYLVEKSVKIDRKDFIRLVVVSLVGVICYQTLFMASIKYTSATNAALLIAMSPVFTGIFSVMAKQETFSWRVQIGSVIAFGGAAMVIIHRGDPGSAPDGQMLGDIMGLLAAISWGLYPVITTPLLKTYSALRVTTWSIVIGALILFPLVFSDLLSAAGTLTASTWSSLLYSAILVTAYGLVAWYVGISKIGSTKTMVYMYVTPLVASIIAWLFIGETIQAAQIMGGNIILAGLYMVKSSQYTQKRRQTAKGG, from the coding sequence ATGAAAAAATGGCTTACCGAATGGCTGCTCTGGAGTGTTGTGCTGATCTGGGGCGCCAATTATACGATCGGCAAATACGGAGTGGTGCAGCTGTCCCCATTGCAGTTTAATACGATCCGCTTTGTCGCCGCTGGTCCGCTGTTGTTATTGGCCACCTATTTGGTCGAGAAAAGTGTAAAGATTGACCGCAAGGATTTCATCAGGCTAGTGGTAGTCAGTCTCGTTGGGGTTATCTGCTACCAAACGTTGTTCATGGCGTCCATCAAGTATACGTCCGCCACCAATGCGGCCCTTCTCATAGCTATGTCCCCCGTTTTTACGGGGATTTTTTCCGTCATGGCCAAGCAAGAGACTTTTTCCTGGCGAGTTCAGATCGGCTCCGTGATCGCTTTTGGTGGCGCAGCGATGGTGATTATTCATAGGGGGGACCCTGGGTCAGCTCCCGACGGGCAGATGTTGGGGGATATCATGGGGTTGCTTGCCGCCATTTCCTGGGGGCTCTACCCGGTTATCACAACACCGCTGCTAAAGACTTATTCAGCGCTGCGTGTCACAACATGGTCGATCGTGATCGGGGCATTGATCCTTTTCCCCCTTGTTTTCTCCGATCTGCTCTCCGCTGCCGGGACCCTGACCGCCTCGACCTGGTCCTCTTTGCTGTATTCCGCCATTCTGGTGACGGCCTATGGCCTGGTGGCCTGGTATGTCGGCATCAGCAAGATCGGTTCGACCAAAACAATGGTGTATATGTATGTTACTCCTCTGGTCGCATCCATCATCGCCTGGCTTTTCATCGGTGAAACCATCCAGGCGGCTCAGATCATGGGAGGGAACATCATCCTAGCAGGTTTGTACATGGTCAAAAGTTCCCAATATACACAGAAACGGCGCCAAACAGCGAAAGGAGGCTAG
- the hisD gene encoding histidinol dehydrogenase, whose translation MIKMVDAANFDTRRSVDSGTREQQEAVREILGRVKAEGDEALRFYTERFDRVRLQDFSVREAEWAEAETQVDPAVVQALREAADNIRDYHRRQIHQSWFTSKESGTMLGQLIRPLKRVGLYVPGGLAAYPSSVLMTGVTAQVAGVKEIVMVSPPGEDGRLNPVILTAARIAGVTEIYKVGGAQAIGALTYGTEQIPAVDKIVGPGNIYVALAKREVFGLVDIDMVAGPSEIVVLADEQANPRYIAADLLSQAEHDPLASAVLVTPSRSLAEAVQAEVQRQLAELPRREIAAASLANHGAICVVSDLEEGFAVVNRLAPEHLELMMDDPFAHLGKVENAGAVFLGEYSSEPVGDYFAGTNHVLPTNGTARFSSPLSVDDFVKKTSVISYSKRDLQANGAKIMAIAEQEGLTAHARAIGERLNDLGNDPEKL comes from the coding sequence ATGATCAAGATGGTTGACGCCGCCAACTTTGATACCCGTCGCAGTGTAGATAGCGGTACGCGGGAGCAGCAGGAGGCGGTGCGCGAGATCCTGGGCAGAGTGAAGGCGGAGGGAGACGAGGCACTCCGTTTCTATACAGAAAGATTTGATCGTGTGCGACTGCAGGATTTTTCCGTTCGTGAAGCGGAATGGGCAGAGGCGGAAACACAAGTAGATCCTGCTGTGGTACAGGCGCTGCGGGAGGCGGCAGACAATATCCGCGACTATCATCGACGCCAAATCCATCAATCGTGGTTTACCAGCAAGGAGAGCGGCACGATGCTGGGGCAACTGATCCGCCCGTTGAAGCGGGTCGGTCTGTACGTTCCGGGAGGTCTCGCTGCTTACCCCTCGTCGGTGCTGATGACGGGTGTCACAGCACAGGTAGCAGGTGTAAAAGAGATTGTGATGGTATCTCCTCCCGGAGAGGATGGCCGGCTCAATCCGGTGATTCTCACTGCGGCACGGATTGCCGGGGTGACGGAGATTTACAAAGTGGGGGGTGCGCAGGCGATCGGCGCGTTAACGTACGGTACTGAGCAAATCCCAGCTGTCGATAAGATTGTCGGCCCGGGCAACATCTATGTGGCGCTCGCCAAGCGGGAAGTATTCGGACTGGTCGATATCGACATGGTGGCAGGACCGAGCGAGATCGTCGTTCTGGCAGACGAACAGGCCAACCCGCGTTACATCGCCGCCGACCTGCTCTCGCAGGCGGAGCATGATCCGCTGGCTTCTGCCGTGCTGGTCACACCTTCCCGCTCACTCGCGGAAGCGGTCCAGGCAGAGGTGCAGCGCCAACTGGCGGAGCTGCCGCGCCGTGAGATAGCGGCTGCTTCGCTCGCCAACCACGGTGCCATCTGTGTCGTCAGCGACCTGGAAGAGGGGTTTGCTGTCGTCAATCGACTGGCACCGGAACATCTGGAACTGATGATGGATGACCCGTTTGCTCACCTGGGCAAAGTGGAGAATGCCGGTGCGGTTTTTCTCGGTGAATACAGTTCGGAACCGGTTGGGGACTATTTTGCAGGAACCAACCACGTGCTGCCGACGAACGGCACGGCCCGCTTTTCCTCGCCGCTGTCAGTAGACGATTTCGTCAAGAAAACGAGTGTGATCTCATACAGCAAACGCGATCTGCAGGCAAACGGTGCAAAAATCATGGCCATCGCCGAACAGGAAGGGCTGACCGCCCATGCCCGTGCGATCGGAGAGCGGTTAAACGATCTCGGGAACGACCCGGAAAAACTTTGA
- the hisF gene encoding imidazole glycerol phosphate synthase subunit HisF, whose amino-acid sequence MLAKRIIPCLDVKDGRVVKGVQFVGLRDAGDPVELAKKYSQEGADELVFLDISASHEGRKTMVEVIERTAAHITIPFTVGGGINSVDDMKRILRAGADKISLNTAAVLRPELIREGATVFGTQCIVVAIDARRTGADKWEVYTHGGRNATGRDVVEWAVEAERLGAGEILLTSMDNDGEKNGFGLELTRTVSEAVTIPVIASGGAGSLDHFVDVLTQGKADAALAASIFHYEQTSLGSVKSHLLERGVAIRP is encoded by the coding sequence ATGCTGGCAAAGCGGATCATTCCTTGTCTCGATGTAAAAGATGGTCGAGTCGTCAAAGGCGTGCAGTTCGTCGGGCTGCGCGATGCCGGGGATCCGGTCGAGTTAGCGAAAAAATACAGCCAAGAGGGCGCTGACGAGCTGGTTTTTCTGGACATTTCCGCCTCTCATGAAGGGAGAAAAACAATGGTGGAGGTGATCGAGCGGACGGCCGCTCATATCACCATCCCGTTTACTGTTGGAGGCGGGATCAACAGCGTCGATGACATGAAGCGGATTTTGCGTGCTGGCGCAGACAAAATCTCGCTCAATACTGCCGCTGTGCTTCGTCCGGAGCTGATTCGCGAAGGGGCGACGGTGTTTGGAACCCAATGCATCGTGGTCGCGATCGATGCCCGACGCACGGGGGCGGACAAGTGGGAGGTGTACACGCACGGCGGACGCAATGCCACTGGCCGCGATGTGGTGGAATGGGCAGTTGAAGCGGAACGGTTGGGAGCAGGTGAGATCCTGCTGACCAGTATGGATAATGACGGTGAAAAGAACGGGTTTGGCCTGGAGTTGACACGCACCGTCTCAGAAGCCGTCACCATCCCGGTCATTGCCTCCGGCGGCGCGGGCAGCCTTGATCACTTTGTAGATGTATTGACTCAAGGAAAAGCAGATGCAGCACTGGCTGCTTCTATTTTTCACTATGAGCAGACATCGCTTGGCTCTGTCAAATCACATCTATTGGAGAGAGGAGTTGCCATACGCCCATGA